In the Solanum pennellii chromosome 5, SPENNV200 genome, one interval contains:
- the LOC107019719 gene encoding probable pectinesterase/pectinesterase inhibitor 12, with amino-acid sequence MGSSSSFITTNFLLLILICSTSFIKTSSSLNSSSTLNTTTHISSLKSLCNSTPYPKSCFNTNKLSISINISPNILNILIQSLQTALLETGHLTTLFSSAGGSNLVEKQKGIVQDCKDLHQITISSLKKSVSRINTASANSKHLADAKTFLSAALTNKATCLEGLHSSSGSLKSTLINTLSSTYEHVSNSLSMLSKYSVKKQSTLFSKQGTLFKKQGKKQSTLFKKQGNGNRHRRLLSASEPMWLSGKDRRILQSDDDYDQNDDLTYTVAPDGSGNFKTISEAIDFAPNNSYDRIFLYIKGGIYQENVEIPSWKTNIVLLGDGSDVTVITGNRSVVDGWTTFRSATVAVSGEGFLARDITFENTAGPEKHQAVALRINADLAAVYRCTITGYQDTLYAHSFRQFYRECDIYGTVDYIFGNAAVIFQGCNIVSRLPMPGQFTVITAQSRDSPDEYTGISIQNCSILATEDLYYNSSTINSYLGRPWRDYSRTVYLESYIDGFINPEGWKEWSGNQSLHTLYYGEYENSGPASGVDNRVTWSGYHIMDYYDAANFTVSEFITGEEWLDSTSFPYDNGV; translated from the exons ATGGGCTCCTCCTCCTCCTTTATTACTACCAATTTTTTGTTGCTCATATTAATTTGTTCAACTTCTTTCATCAAAACAAGTTCTTCTCTTAATTCTTCATCAACATTGAACACTACCACTCATATTTCTTCCTTAAAATCATTATGCAATTCCACTCCATATCCAAAATCATGTTTCAACACAAACAAGTTGTCAATCTCCATTAACATTAGTCCAAACATCTTAAACATTCTCATACAATCTCTTCAAACAGCCTTATTAGAGACAGGACATCTCACAACTCTGTTCTCCTCCGCCGGAGGTTCAAATCTTGTCGAAAAACAAAAGGGTATTGTGCAAGATTGCAAAGACCTCCATCAAATTACAATATCTTCTTTGAAGAAATCCGTCTCTCGGATCAATACTGCATCAGCTAACTCCAAGCATTTAGCTGATGCAAAAACGTTTCTCAGTGCAGCACTGACAAACAAAGCTACTTGCTTAGAAGGACTCCATTCGAGTAGTGGATCGTTGAAATCTACGTTGATTAACACTCTGAGTAGTACTTACGAGCATGTTAGTAATTCGCTATCTATGCTCTCGAAGTACTCTGTTAAAAAACAGAGCACTCTGTTTTCAAAACAGGGGACTCTGTTTAAAAAACAGGGGAAAAAACAGAGTACTCTGTTTAAGAAACAGGGGAATGGAAATAGGCATCGCCGGCTGTTGTCAGCCAGCGAGCCGATGTGGCTGTCTGGGAAAGACAGACGCATATTGCAGAGCGATGATGATTATGATCAGAATGATGATTTGACATATACAGTGGCACCTGATGGAAGTGGAAATTTCAAGACCATAAGTGAAGCTATTGATTTCGCCCCGAATAATAGTTATGATaggatatttttgtatataaaaggAGGTATTTATCAAGAAAATGTTGAGATTCCAAGTTGGAAGACTAACATTGTTCTTCTTGGAGATGGAAGTGATGTTACTGTAATTACTGGTAATAGAAGTGTTGTTGATGGTTGGACTACTTTCAGATCTGCCACTGTTG CGGTATCCGGTGAAGGGTTTTTAGCCCGTGACATAACTTTTGAGAACACAGCCGGACCCGAGAAGCACCAAGCGGTTGCTCTTCGTATCAATGCAGACTTAGCTGCCGTCTACCGGTGCACCATAACCGGTTACCAAGACACTCTTTACGCCCACTCATTCAGACAATTTTACCGCGAATGTGACATCTACGGGACAGTAGATTACATTTTCGGTAACGCAGCTGTTATTTTCCAAGGGTGTAACATAGTGTCTAGGCTACCCATGCCTGGTCAATTCACCGTAATTACAGCTCAATCACGCGATTCACCAGATGAATATACTGGCATTTCTATTCAAAACTGTTCAATTTTAGCCACAGAGGATTTGTATTACAATTCTAGTACCATTAATAGTTACCTAGGTAGACCGTGGAGAGATTATTCTCGTACAGTCTACCTAGAATCTTATATAGACGGTTTTATTAATCCGGAGGGGTGGAAAGAATGGTCCGGAAATCAAAGTTTGCATACATTATACTACGGAGAATACGAAAATAGTGGGCCCGCCTCGGGGGTCGATAATCGAGTTACGTGGTCGGGTTATCATATAATGGACTATTACGATGCAGCTAATTTTACGGTATCGGAGTTTATTACAGGGGAAGAATGGTTAGATTCTACTTCTTTTCCTTATGATAATGGGGTGTAA
- the LOC107020719 gene encoding CBL-interacting serine/threonine-protein kinase 9, translating into MSSSTSTSSPFSRSRTRLGKYELGKTLGEGSFAKVKYAKNIQTGENVAIKIINRDRVLRQNIMEQIKREISTMKLIRHPNVVRIFEVMASKTKIYIVLEYVHGGELFDEIARHGRLKEDEARRYFQQLINAVDYCHSRGVFHRDLKPENLLLDSFGTLKVSDFGLSALSKQVRDDGLLHTACGTPNYVAPEVLTDKGYDGTTTDVWSCGVILFVLMAGYLPFDEPNLNALYRKILKATFSLPPWLSSSSKNLIQRILDPNPLTRITIPEILEDEWFKKDYKPPPFEQDEDVNLDDIDAIFNGSEDHLVTERKEKPASVNAFELISRSKSFNLENLFEKQALVKRETQFTSRSPANEIISKIEETARPLGFSVQKKNYKMKLQGDRTGRKGHLAVATEVFEVAPSVHLVELRKTGGDTLEFHKFYKNFSSGLKDIVWTTEQTTEQPSEEKGS; encoded by the exons ATGAGTAGCTCAACGTCAACGTCATCGCCATTTAGTCGTAGTAGGACACGTTTAGGAAAATATGAATTAGGCAAGACATTAGGTGAGGGAAGTTTTGCTAAGGTCAAGTATGCCAAAAATATACAAACAGGTGAAAATGTAGCCATCAAAATCATCAATCGTGATCGCGTCCTACGACAAAACATTATGGAACAG ATTAAAAGAGAAATATCAACGATGAAGTTGATCAGACATCCAAATGTCGTAAGGATCTTTGAG GTTATGGCTAGTAAGACGAAGATCTATATTGTCCTCGAGTATGTACATGGAGGAGAGCTCTTTGATGAAATT GCTAGACATGGAAGACTCAAAGAAGACGAAGCTAGAAGATACTTTCAACAGCTTATTAATGCCGTTGATTACTGTCATAGTAGAGGTGTTTTCCATCGAGACTTGAAG CCTGAGAATCTATTGCTGGATTCATTTGGTACTCTGAAAGTTTCAGACTTCGGATTGAGTGCACTTTCCAAGCAAGTTCGA GACGATGGACTGCTTCATACTGCTTGTGGCACACCAAACTATGTCGCGCCTGAG GTGCTAACTGACAAAGGCTATGATGGTACAACAACTGATGTCTGGTCCTGTGGAGTCATTCTCTTTGTTCTAATGGCTGGATACTTACCTTTTGATGAACCAAACCTAAATGCTCTATACCGAAAA ATCCTTAAGGCTACTTTTTCACTTCCACCATGGTTGTCCTCCAGCTCAAAGAATCTGATCCAACGTATTCTTGACCCGAATCCACTCACA AGGATCACTATTCCAGAGATACTCGAAGATGAATGGTTCAAGAAAGATTACAAGCCGCCTCCTTTTGAGCAAGACGAAGATGTCAATCTTGATGACATTGATGCCATATTCAATGGCTCGGAG GATCATCTCGTTacagaaagaaaggaaaaaccTGCTTCTGTCAATGCATTCGAGCTCATTTCAAGGTCAAAAAGTTTCAACCTAGAAAATTTGTTCGAAAAACAG GCCCTTGTCAAGAGAGAAACACAATTTACTTCGCGGTCGCCTGCTAATGAGATTATCTCCAAAATTGAGGAAACTGCAAGACCATTGGGATTCAGTGTCCAGAAGAAAAATTACAAG ATGAAGTTACAAGGCGACAGGACCGGAAGGAAAGGCCACCTTGCTGTAGCAACAGAG GTGTTTGAAGTAGCACCCTCAGTGCATTTGGTTGAGCTCCGAAAAACTGGTGGTGATACATTAGAGTTTCATAAG TTTTACAAGAACTTCTCTTCAGGATTAAAAGATATCGTCTGGACAACAGAACAAACAACCGAACAACCCTCTGAAGAAAAAGG GTCTTAA